The Deltaproteobacteria bacterium DNA segment GTGCAGCGCCTTCCCGAACGACCGCTTGCCGTCGTACCGCCAGTCCTCGCCCATCCCCACCGGCTCGAACTTCTCGAAGAGCGATTTCGACACCTCGGCCAGGATCCGATGTACGTACTTCATCGTTTCTTCCGGCGTCTTCGCTCTCCGGGCGGAAAGCTTTTGCCCCTGCGCCATCATCGCCTCCACGGCGACCCCGGAGAGGAGCTTGGGGAACATCTTCCCGAACGTCGCCTCCCGGTCGAACAGCTCGATCCCCTGGAAGATCCCGTTGACGAAGAACGCCGCCCCGGTCCCCGCCCCGTCCAGGGAGATCCCCTTCCGGTACTCCTCGATGGAGCCCTCCCGCTGCTCGAGGACGTCGTTCATCGCGCCGGTCATCGTGGGCGCCGCCATCTGGTGGGACATGTCCGCCAGCGTGGTCATGCGATTCGTCGTGCTCATGCTTCCTCCTGTTCCAGATGGTTCACTCTGGACGCAGGTTACACGAGGGGGGCGACAGTACCTGTCGCCTCTTAAAAACAATTTCACGGGAATATTTATTGATTAATGCGTTCGCAGTCTCTCCAATAGCAAGTTCACCCGCTCGAAAGCGTCTCGCCGCCGCAGTGCCCGATCATCCGGATCTGTTATCTCATCGAAATAGGCCACCGACGCAGGACCCCACTGATCAACGGAGGCGAAAGCATCGGCGATTTTTTTCAGGCCCTCCTGAACCAAACCATGCATCAACTGCGGGCGGAATTCCTCGACGAGCGCGTCAATTCCTCCAGGATAGTTCCGAATACAGTAGTCGATATCCCAGGCATCCTTCTCCTTGAGCCGATCGGCAAGAGCCATACCCTTCATCACAAGAAATGGCATGATGGACGCGACGCGCACAATAACGCTGTCCCTTCCACCTCCCGGTAGTTGTCCATCAACGCGTATTTCCGTTGGGGACTCAAACGCCAGGTCGCAACCCCTCGCCTTACGAGCATGGATTCCCTGAACTCTCTGGTGCCGACGTCCTCGGCTTGTCCCTTCGTACTCACCTGCCATCAGATCGACTTCCACGTTGAACGTGGCGCCACCCACCACGATCTGCCGAATGAATTTGAACGGCTGCGACCCCTGGCGATATTCTCTGCCGAGAAGAAGTTCCCGGATCGTTCGATATCCTTCCTCCTGCAATCTCTTGTGGTCCAAAGCCAAGTCGATATCCATGCTGCCAGTATGGGGCGGCACCCGATCCCCCAGAAGAAGCTCTGGCACCCATCCGCCCACAAGCACGATCTCGTCGCGGTACTGGCCGAGGAGGTGTACCAATTCGATCAAGACGGACTTGGCAGCCGCCACGGCTTCGGATGTGTAGTCTCTTCGAGTTACCACTGCGGTCGAATCACCTCGTCAAGAAGTTTCGCTGCCGCTTCCTCCCCCCTCCCACGGAACCCGCGGAGGTCGAGGTAGATCTGTACAGCTGATGCCACACAAACTCCGTCTATCTCTTTGCCCCCGTAAAAAACCCCCGCGTCGTAAGGTTCCAAGAGTGTCACGTTGGCGCCGCTTGTGACCTCTTTGAGCCCGAGGGAGAGGATGAGCTCGTTAGATATATTCTCGACATACACCATCGTCCGAGGCGATCGTACCGCCGGCGCCAGGCGCGCCGATGCCGAAAACCCGGTTAGCGCGTACCGCCGCTTATTCTCGACGCACACCTTTGCGAGATCGGCCTCAAGATCGACGACCGCTTTGAGCGAGAAAAAGTCACGGGTGGTGTTCTTGCGAAAGGAGTAGTTCTCCGCCCATTCGGTGAGCAGCTTTTCCGGTTCACGAAGTACCAATCCCTTCTCCACTTTCCGGATCCACTCCCGATCTTCCAAGCTCTTCTTTACATTCGCTACCAGTCCAAGACTGACCTCTGCCTCGTTTGCAAGATCTTGCACTTTCCAAACCGAACCGGGGTTGGCCAGGAGTACCCTTAAGACTCGCGACGCCTTGGGGGAGTACAAGGATTGAAGGTCGCGCTTCTCCGAGAACGGATTGGGTCTCCCCTCCCGCTCGATAAAAACATTGTCGAGGACCAGCCTGCAATTCCCGGCCAGGTCCATATACCCCGTGTTGTCCTGCCTGCATATCTCTGCTGACTTTGGGGAAATGTAAGGAGCGATGAACACCGGCACGACGCCAGGTTGATTCGCCCAGTTGCGCCAAAGCTGATTGAGTGCCTCGCGTGCGACGCGGGGTTCTCCCGTCGCCTTTATTTCTGCCACAAGATAACGCGTACCGGTCGGGGTGCTGACGGTGGTGACCAGATCCGCGCGGGATCCTTTGAAATCCCGTTCCATCTCGATTCCCTTGATCTTGACAGACGGGACATCCTCCAGGCATGCGCGCATCGCTTCCGCCGCCTTTTGCTCAAGATCGCCCTTTGTAAATTTCATTTGAATCACCATTTTCAACGTTTGTTGAAACACAGCAAATAAGCGATGTTTATCCCACGTATGGGAGGATAACATCTTTGTTTTCTTCTTGCAATCTATTTTCAACAAATGTTGAAACATGTATATATAGTGAAAAAACATACAGTAGTTTTCGGCGATCCCAAGCATTATCCGCCCGCCAAGGTCTTTGCACGGCATTCCGCCATGGAAATCGAGGTATTTGGAAGCATCAAGAAATGGGGGGATGATCAAAACGTCGGCACATGTCAACATATGCCGACGTTTTGTACCTTGAGCCTTTGGAGAAAAATAATGTCGCTACTGTGGGACGGTCATATTTCCTCGGTTTTTCAGAGTTTGCTCGCCTGATCGCGAGCCCAGTCCATCCGGACTTATGTGATTACTCCATCTTGTTGTCGCTTATGCCCTCAAGGTAATCCTGGATTGCTTTGAGGAATGCGTCGCCGTACCGGTCGCGTTTGTATCCCCCAACCCCGCTCACCCCGGCGAAGGCATCCAGGTCCACCGGGGCACGGGCTGCCATGTCCCGAAGCGAGGCGTCGCTGAAAACCACGTAGGAGGGCACATGCTGTTCCTCCGCCAGCCTCTTCCGCAAGAACCGCAGCGCCTGGAAGAGCCCTTCGTTCACAGGGCCCTCTCCCCCGTAAGGCATTTTCGCCGAGGTCCGCTCTTTCCCCTTCCGTCCTGCCGGTACCGGCATCGGTCGCAGGCGCGCCAGGGTAACCCGGTCCTCCCCACGCAGGAGGGGCCACGCCTTCTCCGTCAGCCGAAGCACTGCGTAGTTCCCCATGTCCTGGCCCAGGTACCCGAGGTGGATCAACTGGCGGAATACACTCCCCCAAGCTTCCTTGGAAAGTGATGCGCCGATGCCATAGGTCGAAAGCGTACTGTGCCCAAAGGTCCGGATCTTTTCCGTATCCGCCCCTCGCAGGATGTCGATCACATGGCCCACACCAAAACGCTGCCCGACGCGGTAGACGCATGACAGCGCCTTGCGAGCATCATCGGTCGCATCGAATCGTTCGGGCGGGTCGATGCAGATGTCGCAGTTTCCACAGTCGGCGTCCAGCCGCTCGCCGAAATAGCCGAGGAGGACCCGACGCCGGCACGTTACCGCCTCCGCGAAGCCAGCCATGGCCGCGAGTTTGTGCAGCTCGATCCGTTTCTGATCCTCGTTCCCGCTTGACTCGATCAGCGAACGGCAAAGGGCGATGTCACCGGCTCCGTACAGAAGCAGCGCCTCCGCGGGCAGTCCATCGCGCCCGGCACGTCCGGTCTCCTGGTAATACCCCTCGATGTTCTTGGGGATGTCGTAATGAACGACAAAGCGGACGTTCGGCTTGTCGATCCCCATGCCGAATGCAACCGTTGCCACGACAACGCGCAGGTCGTCGCGCCGGAACGCCTCCTGGACCCGGGTCCGTTCGGAGGTAGGGAGACCTGCATGATAAGGCATTGCGGCAATTCCCTTCGCCGTGAGTTTTCCCGCCAATTCCTCTACGCGCTTGCGGGACAGCGCGTACACGATCCCCCCGTCCTCTGGACGTTCGGCGAGGAAATTCACAAGTTGATCGAACGGCTTGTTCTTTGGAACCACTAGGTATCGGATGTTCGGCCGGTCGAACCCGGCGACGCGACATGCCGCGTCATGGAGGCCCAGGCGCTCGACGATGTCGGCACGAGTCTGCGGGTCGGCTGTCGCAGTGAGTGCAATCATCGGGACGGTGGGAAAGAGCGAGCGAAGTTTCCCAAGCCGGACGTATTCCGGACGGAAGTCATGCCCCCACTGCGAGACGCAATGCGCCTCGTCGATGGCGAACAGGCCGATCCGTATTCCCGCGAGCCGGCCGAGGAACGCATCGGACATGAGCCGCTCGGGAGCCACGTAGAGAAGGTCGAGTGCCCCCGCATGCAGCCGAGCCAGCACCCTGCGGGACTCCGTCTCGTCCAGGGCGGAATTATAAGAGGCGGCGCTTACCCCGTTGGCAACGAGGGCGTCCACCTGGTCCTTCATCAGGGAGATCAAGGGAGACACAACGATGGTGACACCGGCCCGGTGGAGCGCCGGGATCTGGTAGCAGACTGACTTCCCCCCACCGGTCGGCATGAGGACAAAATAGTCTCCGCCCCGGATCAATCCTTCGATGATCTCTTCCTGGAGCGGGCGGAAAGCGGCGAAACCGAAGACGGCCTTGAGGGTATCGCGGGGCGTCGTTCCCTGTGTTGATGTCGTAGTTATTCGGATCTGTCCATCTCGGCCGCCTTGAAGCGAAGGCCCCGGTGGATCGGTGAGTCGAAATACACCGTTGCTCTCTTGATGGCGGTTTTCATGTTCTGAAGGTAACGATTTGACGTCTTGACGTCAAGCCTTCCGGCTCACCGTGCAGCGAGCTAATGATATGTCCGGTCTGTAGCGGCACCGCCACGACCCTCCCCTGATTCACTTGTTGACATTTGTCTGTTACAATATGGACAAAAGGACGAGGAAGGAGGACGTCATGGAGACGGTCGAGTACAAGGATATCGCCGAGGTCCTGGGCGGGCGAAAGGTCTTCGGGAAGTCCGAGTGGTCCACCCTGATGTGGACCGTGCAGATCGAGAAGGGATTCCCCTTCCACGCGCTTGAGCGCCTCAAGGAGGCCTTGATGCTGAGCGACCGCGAGATCTCCAGTGCCTTGGACGTGAGCACCAAGACCGCCTCGCGGTGGCGGCACGCCGAGAAGGCCCGGCTTCCCGTCTCCGTCAGCGACCGGATCTACCGGTTCGCGCGACTCTTCGCGCTCGCCGAGCATGTCCTGGAGGACAAGGATGCGGCCCGGGACTGGCTGCGCGAGAAGCAGGTAGGGCTGGGCGCGCACTCCCCGATTGAACTGATGCGCACCGAGGCCGGGGCGCGTGAGATCGAGAGCCTTCTAGTCCGCATCGAGCACGGCGTCCTCTCATGATCGTAGCCTGGCGCCTGACCAAGGCGCGCCACGCCACGATCGCCTTCGACGGGGAGGGTGCGCGGCTGGAGGGAGGCCGGTGGAACCCAAGGGGGATCCCCGTCGTCTACCTGGCCGACCATCCTGCACTTGCGGCCCTGGAGGCGCTCATCCATCTCAAGGGCGCAGCTACGAAGATCGAGTTCGTGATGTACCGGGTAGAGATCCCTATCGAGGTGCCGGTGCTTGAGCTGGCCGTCGCCGATCTTCCGGCTGGCTGGCGAAACGAGCCGCCTTCCCCCAAGACGATGGCAGTCGGGGAGAAGTGGGTCGAGGAGGGAAAGGCGACCGTCCTCAAGGTCCCTTCGGTTCTGGTTCCCGCTGCAGCAAACCTCGTCCTGAATCCCCGCCATAAGGACTTCCCGAAGATCCGGATCGGCCCGGCAGAGAAGTTCAGTTTCGATCCGAGGATGTGGAAGTGACGCCCGAGCGCTGAAAAGCATTACCACACCCCGGACCGACCTGAAGGGGGCAGGTTAAGCGATCCGATTTAGCGATAGGTTATACGGTCTTCTACGGCCGTATCTCAACAATCGTCCCATTTGGCGCCAACTTGCTGATTTCCTCTATTTCTTCGTCTGTTACGGCAATACACCCTTTCGTCCAGTCGACCGCTGTGTGAGCATCACCTACCCACGCGAAACCATTCTTGATACCGTGGATCATGATGTCTCCGCCCGGAGAAACACCGAGTTCTTTTGCGCGATTTTTGTCTCTCTCGTTTGGATAGGAAATATGCAGAGAGAGGTGAAACCGGCTGTCCTTGTTTCTTCCATCGATGACATAAGTCCCCTCAGGGGTCTTGTTATCACCTTGCCGTTCCTTTGGACCGATTGGGTTTCCCCCTAGGGCGATATTGTAGGATTTGAGCACCTCGCCTTGTGAGATCAACATCAATCGGCGTGTACTTTTTTCTATCAGTATCCTGTCTACCGATCCCTTCCGAATCGCATAGGCAAAAAACTTTTTATCGAGTGCTTCAATCTTTTTTTCGAATGCTTCAATCTTTTTTTGCAGCGTGACGATCTCATTCTCCTTGCCTTGGACCCCGTGCCGGAGCGTATCGATCTGCATCTGCTGCGCAGCGATCGTCTGATCCTTGAGAGCGACAT contains these protein-coding regions:
- a CDS encoding type IV toxin-antitoxin system AbiEi family antitoxin; the encoded protein is MKFTKGDLEQKAAEAMRACLEDVPSVKIKGIEMERDFKGSRADLVTTVSTPTGTRYLVAEIKATGEPRVAREALNQLWRNWANQPGVVPVFIAPYISPKSAEICRQDNTGYMDLAGNCRLVLDNVFIEREGRPNPFSEKRDLQSLYSPKASRVLRVLLANPGSVWKVQDLANEAEVSLGLVANVKKSLEDREWIRKVEKGLVLREPEKLLTEWAENYSFRKNTTRDFFSLKAVVDLEADLAKVCVENKRRYALTGFSASARLAPAVRSPRTMVYVENISNELILSLGLKEVTSGANVTLLEPYDAGVFYGGKEIDGVCVASAVQIYLDLRGFRGRGEEAAAKLLDEVIRPQW
- the recQ gene encoding DNA helicase RecQ, which codes for MTTTSTQGTTPRDTLKAVFGFAAFRPLQEEIIEGLIRGGDYFVLMPTGGGKSVCYQIPALHRAGVTIVVSPLISLMKDQVDALVANGVSAASYNSALDETESRRVLARLHAGALDLLYVAPERLMSDAFLGRLAGIRIGLFAIDEAHCVSQWGHDFRPEYVRLGKLRSLFPTVPMIALTATADPQTRADIVERLGLHDAACRVAGFDRPNIRYLVVPKNKPFDQLVNFLAERPEDGGIVYALSRKRVEELAGKLTAKGIAAMPYHAGLPTSERTRVQEAFRRDDLRVVVATVAFGMGIDKPNVRFVVHYDIPKNIEGYYQETGRAGRDGLPAEALLLYGAGDIALCRSLIESSGNEDQKRIELHKLAAMAGFAEAVTCRRRVLLGYFGERLDADCGNCDICIDPPERFDATDDARKALSCVYRVGQRFGVGHVIDILRGADTEKIRTFGHSTLSTYGIGASLSKEAWGSVFRQLIHLGYLGQDMGNYAVLRLTEKAWPLLRGEDRVTLARLRPMPVPAGRKGKERTSAKMPYGGEGPVNEGLFQALRFLRKRLAEEQHVPSYVVFSDASLRDMAARAPVDLDAFAGVSGVGGYKRDRYGDAFLKAIQDYLEGISDNKME
- a CDS encoding L,D-transpeptidase family protein, with the translated sequence MLISGCRHFNDGRQAKITFAEANDLFHRGSYTASLEKYSGIIDKYPATADRALFEMGIIYAHPKNEQKDYRKSLECFQKLIKDYPESVYRQNSEMMMFNIRNVALKDQTIAAQQMQIDTLRHGVQGKENEIVTLQKKIEAFEKKIEALDKKFFAYAIRKGSVDRILIEKSTRRLMLISQGEVLKSYNIALGGNPIGPKERQGDNKTPEGTYVIDGRNKDSRFHLSLHISYPNERDKNRAKELGVSPGGDIMIHGIKNGFAWVGDAHTAVDWTKGCIAVTDEEIEEISKLAPNGTIVEIRP
- a CDS encoding RES domain-containing protein, with product MIVAWRLTKARHATIAFDGEGARLEGGRWNPRGIPVVYLADHPALAALEALIHLKGAATKIEFVMYRVEIPIEVPVLELAVADLPAGWRNEPPSPKTMAVGEKWVEEGKATVLKVPSVLVPAAANLVLNPRHKDFPKIRIGPAEKFSFDPRMWK
- a CDS encoding DUF2384 domain-containing protein; amino-acid sequence: METVEYKDIAEVLGGRKVFGKSEWSTLMWTVQIEKGFPFHALERLKEALMLSDREISSALDVSTKTASRWRHAEKARLPVSVSDRIYRFARLFALAEHVLEDKDAARDWLREKQVGLGAHSPIELMRTEAGAREIESLLVRIEHGVLS